A genomic region of Janthinobacterium lividum contains the following coding sequences:
- a CDS encoding LysR substrate-binding domain-containing protein, whose amino-acid sequence MELRHLRYFVAVAEELHFTRAAERLHIGQPPLSQQIQALEAELGAQLFERNKRSVRLTQAGTLFLDDARRILALSEQAAVTARRAQRGEAGELRIGFTFSTPFTPYFATVINRYRQQFPHVTLTLHEMATLHQLEAISGRTMDLGFVRPPETTYPSDIKLTQLRQDPLFLVLPVAHALAAKKAIAIADMAGEGFVMYPKDAGTGIYPQIFRLCKAAGFVPQVAQEAGEASTIIGLVAAGCGISVLPASFDRIRMDGVCYRPIADPQATTSLLLAQREEETSPLVAAFVKLAEEAALEGGA is encoded by the coding sequence ATGGAACTGCGCCACCTGCGTTATTTTGTTGCCGTCGCCGAGGAGCTGCACTTCACGCGCGCGGCCGAGCGCCTGCATATCGGCCAGCCGCCGCTGAGCCAGCAAATCCAGGCGCTGGAGGCAGAATTGGGGGCGCAGTTGTTCGAGCGCAACAAGCGCTCCGTGCGGCTGACGCAGGCGGGCACGCTGTTCCTCGACGATGCGCGGCGCATCCTGGCCCTGTCGGAACAGGCGGCCGTGACGGCGCGCCGGGCGCAGCGGGGCGAAGCGGGCGAATTGCGCATCGGTTTTACGTTTTCCACGCCGTTTACGCCGTATTTTGCCACCGTCATCAACCGCTACCGCCAGCAATTCCCGCACGTCACCTTGACCTTGCACGAAATGGCGACCCTGCATCAACTCGAGGCGATCTCGGGCAGGACGATGGACCTGGGCTTCGTGCGCCCGCCGGAAACGACGTACCCCTCCGATATCAAGCTGACGCAATTGCGGCAAGACCCGTTGTTCCTCGTGCTGCCCGTCGCCCACGCGCTGGCGGCCAAGAAGGCGATTGCCATTGCCGACATGGCGGGCGAAGGCTTTGTCATGTACCCCAAGGATGCGGGCACGGGGATTTATCCGCAGATCTTCCGCCTGTGCAAGGCGGCAGGCTTCGTGCCCCAGGTCGCGCAGGAAGCGGGCGAGGCGTCGACCATCATCGGCCTGGTGGCGGCCGGCTGCGGCATTTCCGTGCTGCCCGCTTCGTTCGACCGCATCCGCATGGATGGCGTGTGCTACCGCCCGATCGCCGACCCGCAGGCGACGACCAGCTTATTGCTTGCACAACGGGAGGAAGAGACATCGCCACTGGTGGCGGCATTCGTGAAACTGGCCGAGGAAGCGGCGCTGGAAGGGGGAGCGTAG
- a CDS encoding MFS transporter: protein MSDSSLAFASAATPALAPVAPPAPRSAIAKGTAEFKRSNRALFFGGFSTFSLLYCIQPLFPLLSQQFHLTPAQSSWSLSVSSGLLAISLVLLSAVSDRVGRKPLMVASMFSAAILTILSAFAQDYAQLLAIRAALGIALGGMPAVAMAYLGEEIEGPSLGLSMGLYIAGSAFGGMSGRLVASMLSDFLSWRWALGVLGVAGVLAAAEFWRSLPASKNFVPSTKGWNALPHAIKQHFSDRGLPWLFCLAFVLMGCFVSLYNYIGYRLLAAPFGLRQSTVGLLAFLYLIGIFSSVWAGRLVDRLGRRGVLWIMLSVMLSGILLTLFDSLPLIVIGMALATFGFFASHSIASSWVSRRARAPQALASAFYLLFYYLGSSLIGSASGMMWGFDGWTGVVIMLGLCLGGGLLIALRLRHLQPLGAREAVG from the coding sequence ATGTCTGATTCATCGCTTGCTTTTGCCTCCGCCGCCACCCCGGCGCTGGCTCCTGTCGCTCCTCCCGCTCCCCGTTCGGCCATCGCCAAGGGGACGGCGGAATTCAAGCGCAGCAACCGCGCCCTGTTCTTTGGCGGCTTTTCCACCTTCAGCCTGCTGTACTGCATCCAGCCCCTGTTTCCGCTGCTGTCGCAGCAGTTTCATCTGACGCCGGCGCAAAGCAGCTGGTCCTTGTCCGTGTCGAGCGGCTTGCTGGCCATCTCGCTGGTGCTGCTCAGTGCCGTATCGGACAGGGTCGGCCGCAAGCCGCTGATGGTGGCGTCGATGTTTTCCGCCGCGATCCTCACCATCTTGTCCGCCTTCGCGCAGGATTATGCGCAGCTGCTGGCGATTCGCGCCGCGCTGGGCATTGCCCTGGGTGGCATGCCGGCCGTGGCCATGGCTTATCTGGGCGAGGAAATCGAGGGGCCATCGCTGGGCCTGTCGATGGGCTTGTATATTGCCGGCAGCGCGTTTGGCGGCATGTCGGGGCGGCTGGTGGCGTCCATGCTCAGCGATTTCCTGTCGTGGCGCTGGGCCCTCGGCGTGCTGGGCGTGGCTGGCGTGCTGGCGGCGGCCGAATTCTGGCGCAGCCTGCCTGCATCGAAGAACTTCGTGCCCAGTACCAAGGGCTGGAACGCCTTGCCGCACGCCATCAAGCAGCATTTTTCCGACCGGGGCTTGCCGTGGCTGTTCTGCCTGGCGTTCGTGCTGATGGGCTGTTTCGTCAGCTTGTACAACTACATCGGCTACCGCCTGCTGGCCGCGCCATTTGGCCTGCGCCAGAGCACGGTCGGCTTGCTGGCCTTCTTGTACCTGATCGGCATCTTCAGTTCCGTCTGGGCGGGCCGTCTGGTGGACCGCCTGGGGCGCCGGGGCGTGCTGTGGATCATGCTGTCGGTGATGCTGTCCGGCATTTTGCTGACCCTGTTCGATTCCCTGCCGCTGATCGTCATCGGCATGGCGCTGGCCACCTTCGGCTTTTTTGCCTCGCATTCGATCGCCAGCAGCTGGGTCAGCCGCCGTGCCCGCGCACCGCAGGCCCTGGCCTCGGCCTTTTATTTGCTGTTCTATTACCTGGGATCGAGCCTGATCGGTTCCGCCTCGGGCATGATGTGGGGCTTCGACGGCTGGACGGGCGTGGTCATCATGCTGGGCCTGTGCCTGGGCGGCGGCCTGCTGATCGCCTTGCGCCTGCGCCATTTGCAGCCGCTGGGGGCGCGCGAAGCGGTGGGCTGA